One Stigmatopora nigra isolate UIUO_SnigA chromosome 1, RoL_Snig_1.1, whole genome shotgun sequence DNA segment encodes these proteins:
- the LOC144195123 gene encoding MYND-type zinc finger-containing chromatin reader ZMYND8-like: protein MHPQSLAEEEIKTEGGHVVEGMDASVRSKATDPPGLTERSLAPLKRRVSSPTHSSNGHSPSDTSPSPLKKKKKPGAINSNKDQSELRHGPFYYMKQPALTTDPVDVVPQDGRNDFYCWLCHREGQVLCCELCPRVYHAKCLKLPAEPEGDWFCPECEKITVAECIETQSKAMTMLNIDQLSYLLKFALQKIKQPGTEPFQKPVSLEQHPDYAEYIFHPMDLSTLEKNIKKKMYGCTEAFLADMKWILHNCIIYNGGNHKLTATAKVIIKICEHEMNEIEICPECFLSSCQKRDNWFCEPCSQPHTLVWAKLKGFPFWPAKALREKDGQVDARFFGQHDRAWVPINNCYLMSKEIPFSVKKTKSIFNSAMQEMEVYVDNIRKKFGVFNYAPFRSPYTPNNQLQMLLDPSNPSAGTVKTEKPDKLRFNFDLTASPKMVLSKSSAPSGMNQRVSMTDMPRSPLSTNSSVHTGSDGEQDMEKTSRNSAFHYSTGEESMDYSASPVSGKVGRAGSVGGSPKPLSSNLVPKQERPSSTGGILNLNLDRVKAEMDLRELSESVQQQQKQQQQPGSTPLSTPKRAIRSLDKTIESCKAQLGIDDISEDVYKGVDHSDTEDSEKSDSSDSEYVSEEEHKPKSSVQEEMVKVDQKRPKVKTEADNKDLFVRTGGKSTPAILNREAQSSDEQEDTLQETPSVTNTQPLTDKPKVPEEGRTPNTTSMVEQDSDSERELVIDLGDEHGARDSKRSRKDSSASSTKTLKETNAPKLDGKLTNSTIAVAPTTSTLKDGLQTPNLVSTGANAQPSTSSNTSNISSNPSTQPSLPSTMPTVKKQRPLLPKETVHPVQRAVVWNPIKMQNSTQKGHTQKQQQAEQSTAQSPVQGQTTQSQSHQNSSSTRYQTRQAVKVQSKDSHQTTSASSSSSSYLSGDMTISSASADAAADIARYTNKIMDSIKGTMTEIYNDLSKNTTGNTIAEIRRLRIEIEKLQWLHQQELSEMKHNLELTMAEMRQSLEQERERLVAEVKKQMDLEKQQAVDETKKKQWCANCRKEAIFYCCWNTSYCDYPCQQAHWPEHMKSCTQSASASQQEPEVEPNPDTSIKPTGNSPASQSLTAPMGAAASSSSSSISDKGSSPTYIENSKTSTGVTVT, encoded by the exons TCTGGCTGAGGAGGAGATAAAGACAGAGGGTGGACATGTGGTAGAAGGGATGGATGCATCTGTACGATCTAAAG CCACCGATCCACCAGGTTTAACAGAACGCTCCCTAGCACCACTGAAGAGAAGGGTATCCAGTCCGACCCACTCCTCCAATGGACACTCTCCATCCGACACCTCCCCCAGTCcattaaagaaaaagaagaagcctGGTGCCATAAACTCCAACAAAGACCAA TCAGAGTTAAGACATGGTCCCTTTTACTATATGAAGCAGCCAGCACTCACCACAGACCCTGTTGATGTTGTACCGCAGGACGGCAGGAATGACTTCTACTGCTGGCTGTGCCACCGCGAGGGCCAGGTGCTCTGCTGTGAGCTCTGTCCCAGGGTGTACCATGCCAAGTGCCTCAAACTACCAGCTGAGCCCGAGGGCGACTGGTTCTGTCCTGAGTGTGAG AAAATAACAGTTGCTGAATGCATTGAAACACAGAGCAAAGCGATGACAATGTTGAATATAGACCAACTTTCTTATTTACTCAAATTTGCACTCCAAAAGATTAAGCAGCCTGGG ACAGAACCCTTTCAGAAGCCCGTGTCCTTGGAACAGCATCCTGACTATGCTGAGTACATATTTCACCCAATGGACTTGTCTACTTTAGAAAag AacataaagaagaaaatgtatgGTTGCACTGAAGCCTTTCTGGCCGATATGAAGTGGATCTTACACAACTGCATAATTTATAATGGAG GTAATCACAAATTGACAGCAACAGCCAAAGTCATCATCAAGATCTGTGAACATGAG ATGAATGAGATTGAAATTTGCCCTGAGTGCTTCCTCTCTTCCTGCCAAAAAAGGGACAACTGGTTCTGTGAGCCATGT AGTCAACCTCATACGCTGGTCTGGGCTAAGCTGAAAGGCTTCCCCTTCTGGCCAGCAAAGGCCCTTCGAGAAAAAGATGGTCAGGTCGATGCACGGTTCTTTGGACAACATGACAG AGCTTGGGTCCCCATCAATAACTGCTACCTTATGTCTAAAGAGATCCCTTTCTCCGTGAAGAAGACAAAAAGCATTTTCAACAGTGCCATGCAAGAAATGGAAGTTTATGTAGATAACATTCGTAAGAAATTTGGGGTTTTTAACTATGCGCCATTTCGATCTCCATACACACCTAACAACCAGCTTCAAATGCTACTGGACCCTTCTAATCCTAGCGCCGGCActgtaaaaactgaaaaacctgATAAACTGCGCTTTAACTTTGATTTAACTGCATCTCCAAAGATGGTTCTTAGTAAAAGTTCAGCACCCAGTGGTATGAATCAAAGAGTCTCCATGACAGACATGCCTCGTTCCCCACTGAGTACAAACTCCTCTGTCCACACGGGGTCTGACGGAGAGCAAGATATGGAAAAGACCAGTAGAAATTCTGCCTTTCACTACAGCACGGGAGAGGAATCCATGGATTATAGCG CATCTCCTGTATCAGGAAAGGTCGGTCGAGCAGGCAGTGTGGGAGGCAGCCCCAAACCACTCAGCTCTAACTTAGTGCCCAAGCAGGAAAGGCCTTCATCCACTGGTGGCATTCTCAATCTCAACCTCG ATCGTGTAAAAGCAGAGATGGATCTGAGAGAACTGAGCGAGAGtgtgcagcagcagcagaaacAACAGCAACAGCCTGGCTCAACGCCTCTCTCCACACCAAAGAGGGCCATTAGGAGCCTTGACAAGACCATTGAAAGCTGCAAGGCTCAGCTTG GAATAGATGACATTTCTGAAGATGTTTATAAAGGTGTGGATCATAGTGACACAGAAGACTCTGAAAAATCTGACTCTAGTGATAGCGAATATGTCAGTGAAGAGGAACACAAGCCAAAGAGTTCTGTGCAGGAAGAAATGGTCAAAGTAGATCAGAAGAGACCAAAAGTAAAAACAGAAGCAGACAATAAAGACCTTTTCGTAAGGACGGGGGGAAAATCCACCCCCGCGATCTTGAACAGAGAGGCACAAAGTAGCGATGAACAAGAAGACACCCTTCAGGAAACGCCTAGCGTGACCAATACTCAGCCTCTCACTGACAAGCCAAAGGTTCCAGAGGAAGGGAGAACGCCTAATACAACTTCAATGGTTGAACAAGACTCTGATTCGGAAAGAGAGCTTGTTATTGACCTTGGAGATGAACACGGAGCACGTGACTCGAAGAGGTCAAGAAAAGACAGTAGTGCTTCTTCTACCAAAACGCTAAAGGAGACAAATGCTCCCAAATTGGACG GTAAATTAACCAATTCCACAATAGCAGTTGCTCCCACCACTTCCACCCTAAAAGATGGCTTGCAGACTCCCAACCTAGTTTCCACTGGCGCCAACGCTCAGCCCAGTACATCATCAAATACCAGCAACATTTCCAGTAATCCATCTACTCAACCCTCGCTCCCATCAACCATGCCAACAGTGAAGAAACAACGGCCCCTGTTGCCTAAAGAAACAGTCCATCCTGTGCAGCGAGCAGTCGTTTGGAATCCCATAAAAATGCAGAATTCCACTCAAAAAGGtcatacacagaaacaacaacaGGCAGAGCAGTCGACTGCACAGTCACCAGTTCAAGGCCAGACAACACAAAGTCAGTCCCATCAGAATTCTTCAAGTACTCGCTATCAGACCAGACAAGCAGTCAAAG TTCAATCAAAAGACTCACATCAGACTACTTCAGCATCCAGTAGCTCTTCTTCCTATTTGTCTGGAGATATGACAATCTCATCTGCTTCTGCAGATGCAGCTGCAGATATAGCCAGATACACAAACAAA ATCATGGACTCGATAAAAGGAACAATGACTGAAATATACAACGACCTTTCCAAAAACACTACAGGAAATACAATTGCAGAG ATCCGACGGCTAAGGATAGAAATTGAAAAGCTTCAGTGGTTGCATCAGCAGGAGTTGTCTGAGATGAAGCACAATCTGG AATTGACTATGGCAGAGATGAGGCAGAGTCTGGAGCAGGAGCGAGAAAGGCTTGTAGCAGAGGTGAAAAAGCAGATGGATTTGGAAAAGCAGCAAGCTGTGGAtgagacaaagaaaaaacagtGGTGTGCCAACTGCAGGAAAGAAgccattttttattgttgttggaaCACCAGTTACTGTGATTACCCGTGCCAGCAAGCCCACTGGCCAGAACACATGAAGTCTTGCACACAGTCAG CTTCAGCGTCACAACAGGAACCAGAGGTAGAGCCCAACCCAGACACTTCAATCAAACCAACAGGCAATTCCCCAGCTTCACAAAGTCTCACTGCCCCAATGGGAGCAGCAgcttcatcctcttcctcatccATTTCAGACAAAGGCAGCTCGCCCACATATATTGAAAACAGCAAAACCAGCACTGGGGTTACTGTTACTTAA